A single Cupriavidus sp. D39 DNA region contains:
- a CDS encoding universal stress protein, producing MFKHLLVPTDGSPLSEAAIRMAVTLAKGFQARITGFHAIPEYRIFTHRVEMMEDTQERFAQIAEQHAEHYLGMIAQAAREAGVPCDTIHVTSDHPYEAIIRAVEEHNCDLIVMASHGRAGVQGLLIGSETQKVLTHSTIPVLVYR from the coding sequence ATGTTCAAGCATCTCTTGGTGCCGACCGATGGGTCCCCGCTCTCCGAAGCCGCGATTCGGATGGCGGTGACGCTCGCTAAGGGATTTCAGGCCAGAATCACGGGATTTCACGCCATCCCGGAGTACCGCATCTTCACCCATCGGGTCGAGATGATGGAGGATACCCAGGAGCGGTTTGCGCAGATAGCCGAACAGCATGCGGAACATTACCTGGGGATGATCGCGCAAGCCGCGAGGGAAGCGGGGGTGCCATGCGACACGATCCACGTGACAAGCGATCACCCCTATGAGGCGATCATCCGGGCCGTGGAGGAGCACAACTGCGACCTCATTGTCATGGCCTCGCACGGTCGAGCTGGCGTGCAGGGTCTGCTGATCGGCAGCGAAACCCAGAAAGTCCTGACCCATAGTACGATCCCGGTCCTCGTGTACCGCTAA
- a CDS encoding Hsp20/alpha crystallin family protein, which produces MSENTAVTKQAGAGSAEAALMPPVNVYEDAAGITLYADLPGVPKDKLVVQVEGDILTIKGEVVLDQPEGMEASYVEVSLPRYRRVFTLSKELDAEKVVAEFNHGVLKLRIPKAEYAQPSRIEVKVA; this is translated from the coding sequence ATGAGCGAAAATACTGCTGTCACCAAACAAGCCGGCGCTGGCAGCGCTGAAGCGGCCCTGATGCCGCCAGTGAATGTGTACGAGGATGCCGCAGGCATCACCCTGTACGCCGATCTGCCGGGTGTGCCCAAGGACAAGCTGGTCGTGCAGGTGGAAGGCGATATCCTGACCATCAAGGGCGAAGTCGTCCTGGATCAGCCGGAGGGCATGGAAGCCAGTTACGTGGAGGTTTCCCTGCCGCGTTACCGGCGCGTGTTCACGCTCTCCAAGGAACTAGATGCCGAGAAGGTGGTGGCCGAGTTCAACCACGGCGTGCTCAAGCTACGCATCCCCAAAGCCGAATACGCGCAACCGAGCCGCATTGAGGTCAAGGTCGCGTGA
- a CDS encoding Hsp20/alpha crystallin family protein, translating to MMYRSLFPRDVFSELERLQRELHQPFEQSPSIRGRVSFPAMNVGGTPHSVEIYAFAPGTDPASIDVQLVKGVLTIVGERKPDLSDKDEQTSLHIDERFAGRFRRVVSLPDDVNPNAVEAKYRDGVLHISIQRLEAAQRRQISIQ from the coding sequence ATGATGTATCGATCCCTGTTTCCCCGTGACGTATTCTCAGAACTGGAACGCCTGCAGCGCGAGCTGCACCAGCCATTCGAGCAGTCTCCCAGTATTCGTGGTCGGGTCAGTTTTCCGGCCATGAATGTAGGCGGCACACCCCACTCGGTGGAAATCTACGCCTTTGCCCCCGGCACCGATCCGGCCAGCATCGACGTCCAACTGGTGAAGGGCGTACTGACCATTGTCGGCGAGCGCAAGCCCGATCTCTCTGACAAGGACGAGCAAACCTCCCTGCATATCGATGAACGCTTCGCCGGCCGCTTCCGGCGTGTGGTGAGCCTACCGGACGACGTGAATCCCAATGCGGTGGAAGCCAAGTACCGCGACGGCGTGCTGCACATCAGCATCCAGCGCCTCGAAGCAGCGCAGCGGCGCCAAATCAGCATCCAGTGA
- a CDS encoding DnaJ C-terminal domain-containing protein, with amino-acid sequence MEFQDYYKTLGVTRDATAEDIKKAFRKLARKFHPDVSKQSDAEVRMKELNEAYAVLSDPEKRAAYEQLGRGHQPGQKFRPPPDWDTGFEFSGRGFSPQQEANFSDFFAELFGHMGRRHRGFHTHGGRSPSRGGDHHAKVLLDLGDTFTGATRQLSLQVPSVDAQGGVQLRSRTLSVKIPKGVREGQLIRLGGQGAPGIGGAPAGDLLLEVHFKPHDQLKVKGRDLHLILPVAPWEAALGAVVPIDLPGGELKVRIPAGAQSSSELRVRGKGIPANPPGDLLLHIQAVLPPANTPKARELYETMARELAFKPRPDRSA; translated from the coding sequence ATGGAATTCCAGGACTACTACAAGACGCTGGGAGTGACACGTGATGCCACCGCTGAGGACATCAAGAAGGCGTTCCGCAAGCTCGCGCGCAAGTTCCATCCCGACGTTTCCAAGCAGTCGGATGCCGAAGTGCGCATGAAGGAGCTCAACGAGGCCTATGCTGTACTCTCCGACCCGGAAAAGCGCGCCGCGTACGAGCAATTGGGACGAGGCCATCAGCCCGGCCAGAAGTTCCGTCCGCCGCCGGACTGGGACACCGGCTTCGAGTTCTCCGGTCGGGGCTTCTCGCCGCAGCAAGAGGCCAATTTCAGCGACTTCTTCGCCGAGCTGTTTGGCCACATGGGGCGCAGACACCGCGGTTTCCATACACACGGTGGCAGGTCCCCGTCGCGCGGTGGGGATCACCACGCCAAGGTGCTGCTGGACCTCGGAGACACCTTCACCGGCGCCACCCGTCAGCTTTCGCTGCAGGTGCCAAGCGTGGACGCCCAGGGCGGGGTGCAGCTCAGGAGCCGGACGCTCAGCGTGAAAATTCCCAAAGGCGTTCGCGAAGGTCAGCTCATCCGCTTGGGCGGGCAGGGTGCACCGGGGATCGGCGGTGCGCCGGCGGGGGATCTTTTGCTGGAGGTGCATTTCAAACCGCACGACCAACTGAAGGTGAAGGGACGCGATCTACACCTTATCCTGCCGGTGGCGCCATGGGAGGCGGCGCTGGGGGCGGTGGTGCCCATTGATTTACCTGGGGGCGAGCTGAAGGTGCGCATTCCCGCCGGCGCCCAGAGCAGCAGTGAGCTACGTGTGCGCGGCAAAGGCATCCCCGCTAATCCGCCAGGCGATCTGCTGCTGCACATCCAGGCTGTGTTGCCGCCGGCCAACACCCCTAAGGCGCGGGAGCTTTATGAAACCATGGCGCGGGAATTGGCCTTTAAACCGCGCCCGGATAGGAGCGCCTGA
- a CDS encoding glycine-rich domain-containing protein, which produces MAVQKQSIERSWQAIDALDFSRIKAKLLHGKSAHWSPESLVDAEAGYRRFLKLAAKYPDTSVVPSEQVDAFWHAHIVDTRRYASDCEHIFGHVLHHDPYVGIDGPQDEARLRALAEASARLSAHEFGLRPTTAAYCAVTGEGKPTLGPAPADTKAAYCAITNGTQAAYCAITCRVASSH; this is translated from the coding sequence ATGGCAGTGCAGAAACAATCGATTGAACGGTCATGGCAAGCAATCGATGCGCTCGATTTCTCGAGAATCAAAGCCAAGCTTCTACATGGCAAGTCCGCTCATTGGAGCCCCGAAAGCCTGGTCGATGCCGAGGCCGGTTACCGCAGGTTTCTCAAACTCGCGGCAAAGTACCCCGACACATCAGTCGTACCCAGCGAACAGGTAGACGCATTCTGGCACGCCCATATTGTCGATACCAGGCGCTATGCGAGCGACTGTGAGCACATTTTTGGCCATGTCCTGCATCATGACCCCTACGTCGGTATTGATGGCCCACAGGATGAAGCCCGCCTGCGCGCGCTGGCCGAGGCAAGCGCCCGGCTTAGCGCGCACGAGTTTGGGTTGAGACCGACGACGGCGGCCTACTGTGCGGTCACCGGCGAGGGGAAACCCACGCTGGGCCCCGCGCCGGCGGACACCAAGGCGGCGTACTGCGCAATCACCAACGGGACGCAAGCGGCGTACTGCGCGATCACCTGCCGAGTCGCTTCGTCCCATTGA
- a CDS encoding putative bifunctional diguanylate cyclase/phosphodiesterase: MGWLHLIGHAHGPPGTAVLRGTAQDITQRKLIEQARAQEHLVALHLATVSSEAEVLEKIVRTLVAGTEWEAGAFWPSDAGRGLSLAPVRRAREQELDAWLARRPVDPQADQADQADALTEPRWYASRSAIARLPQHRWLDDGSVRTVFAFPLRKGTTTLGLVELYSRTKRPRDPYALAMASAIASHTGHFLLRRQAEETLRFFANHDALTGLPNRLMFKNHLESSLARSRSRQHRLDILFVDLDQFKRVNDTMGHNAGDVLLRAVADRFSATLGEANLIARLGGDEFVVLVEPIDDFSLLHRIIKRIQAALASGFVVNGKELQITASIGISSFPEDGNDAQTLLKHADLAMYAAKQLGKNGFQYYVREMSVSLQNRIDMEAHLRSALEHNEFVLHYQPRISLDTNSCTGVEALIRWHHPKLGMVMPADFIPIAEECGAIVQIGAWVLREACRQNAQWLADGIAPIRVSVNLSARQFADKDLRQVVLDALKQAGLPGHLLELELTESMVMRDAEQAARWLSRLKRTGVRLAIDDFGTGYSSLAYLSRFPIDTVKIDRSFIRYLPDSRSDAQITSAIIGLGHQMALEVVAEGVENEAQLDFLRLEGCDEVQGYYFSRPIPAEDVTAFLSGHTVHDLLPEQGPQPMRA; this comes from the coding sequence ATGGGTTGGCTTCACCTGATCGGCCATGCGCATGGCCCACCGGGTACCGCCGTCCTGCGCGGCACCGCGCAAGACATCACCCAGCGAAAGCTCATCGAGCAGGCTCGCGCACAGGAGCATCTGGTTGCCTTGCATCTCGCCACCGTGTCCAGCGAGGCCGAAGTCCTGGAGAAAATCGTCCGTACCCTGGTCGCGGGAACGGAATGGGAGGCGGGTGCATTCTGGCCTTCGGATGCGGGACGTGGCTTGTCGCTTGCGCCGGTCCGCCGGGCCAGAGAGCAAGAACTGGATGCTTGGCTGGCACGGCGGCCGGTCGACCCTCAGGCAGATCAGGCAGATCAGGCAGACGCACTGACGGAGCCGCGTTGGTATGCGAGCCGCAGTGCCATCGCGCGTTTGCCTCAGCATCGCTGGCTGGACGACGGGAGCGTGCGAACTGTATTCGCTTTCCCACTGCGCAAGGGCACGACCACGCTTGGACTGGTGGAGTTGTATTCACGCACCAAGCGTCCACGCGATCCATATGCGCTTGCCATGGCCAGCGCGATAGCTAGTCACACTGGCCACTTCCTGCTACGTCGCCAGGCCGAGGAGACCCTGCGCTTTTTTGCCAATCACGATGCGCTCACCGGTCTGCCCAACCGGCTGATGTTCAAGAATCATCTCGAGAGCAGCCTCGCTCGCTCCCGCTCCCGTCAACACCGACTCGATATCCTCTTTGTTGACCTGGATCAGTTCAAGAGGGTCAACGACACCATGGGCCACAACGCGGGTGACGTCTTGCTGCGTGCCGTGGCAGATCGCTTTAGCGCCACGCTTGGCGAAGCCAACCTCATTGCCCGGCTCGGTGGCGACGAGTTTGTCGTACTGGTCGAGCCGATCGACGACTTTTCCCTTCTGCACCGCATCATCAAGCGCATCCAGGCCGCGCTCGCATCCGGCTTTGTCGTCAATGGCAAGGAGCTGCAGATAACGGCAAGCATCGGCATCAGCTCCTTTCCCGAAGATGGCAATGACGCGCAGACGCTGCTAAAGCATGCTGATCTCGCCATGTATGCCGCCAAGCAGCTCGGCAAGAACGGCTTCCAATACTATGTGCGCGAGATGAGCGTGTCCCTGCAGAATCGCATCGACATGGAAGCGCATCTGCGCAGCGCACTCGAGCACAATGAGTTCGTGCTGCACTACCAGCCACGCATCTCGCTGGACACCAATTCCTGTACTGGCGTGGAAGCCCTGATCCGATGGCACCACCCGAAGCTCGGCATGGTGATGCCCGCTGACTTCATTCCGATTGCGGAGGAATGCGGGGCCATCGTGCAGATTGGCGCGTGGGTACTGCGTGAGGCTTGCCGCCAGAATGCGCAATGGCTTGCCGACGGCATTGCCCCGATACGCGTCTCGGTCAATCTTTCCGCAAGGCAATTTGCCGACAAGGACCTGAGGCAGGTGGTTCTCGATGCCCTGAAGCAAGCCGGCTTGCCAGGACATCTGCTCGAACTTGAACTGACCGAAAGCATGGTAATGCGCGATGCCGAGCAAGCGGCGCGCTGGCTGTCGCGCCTGAAGCGAACGGGGGTACGGCTAGCCATTGACGATTTCGGCACCGGCTACTCTTCGCTCGCCTACCTGAGCCGTTTCCCGATTGACACGGTGAAGATCGACCGCTCGTTCATACGCTATCTGCCCGACAGCAGGAGCGATGCGCAAATCACGAGCGCAATCATCGGGCTAGGACATCAGATGGCGCTGGAGGTCGTGGCCGAAGGCGTCGAGAACGAGGCCCAACTGGACTTTCTTCGCCTCGAGGGATGTGACGAAGTCCAGGGCTACTACTTTAGCCGCCCTATTCCGGCCGAGGACGTCACCGCGTTCCTCTCCGGCCATACCGTGCACGATCTGCTACCTGAGCAGGGACCGCAGCCGATGCGCGCCTGA
- a CDS encoding CHASE domain-containing protein, giving the protein MRKLLTPLLRPLGRVSTTAITLGALLLGLLSTIVVHSLYTELLERDARLRFKSDTNDIAQQIDTRIRLYTDVLVTMQALFGASDDISREEFRDFVNGLNLEQRYPGFQTLNYAPYVPASELASFVASQRKDAVLRDAGVAFSIRPAGERPAYFVLTYVEPLHNNLPSIGIDMGAEPGRLAALERARDSGQAVSSGRLIFSEAKGPHVGIALRLPVYRKGQPLDSVEQRRRAYIGSVGAGIRISGLLGEIAGNQRVYGTHFELYDAGKLDGEPVPPSPATLLYNSAGGMTANAPSAKAASRASAVQLAASDEHAALQRASVSDDRSFLRKEVAQPFGGRRWLIVFSADAQAMAGPQRHLKSVVLGAGLIITALLAGLAYALSSSRSRALAVADGMTHSLRESQEGLPRRSGSRTWGIGVSTLSVMWPISPARWLGCWVRECWIPHPKHC; this is encoded by the coding sequence GTGCGCAAGCTACTGACGCCACTGCTGCGTCCGCTCGGACGCGTCAGTACGACCGCCATTACACTCGGCGCGCTGCTGCTCGGCCTGCTTAGCACGATCGTCGTGCATTCGCTCTACACAGAGCTGCTGGAGAGGGATGCGCGCCTGCGATTCAAGAGCGATACCAACGATATCGCCCAGCAGATCGATACGCGTATCCGGCTCTACACCGACGTCCTGGTAACCATGCAGGCGCTCTTCGGCGCTAGTGATGATATTTCGCGCGAGGAATTCCGCGACTTCGTCAATGGCCTCAACCTGGAACAACGCTACCCCGGGTTCCAGACGCTGAACTACGCGCCCTATGTGCCGGCCTCCGAGCTGGCCAGCTTTGTCGCCAGCCAGCGCAAGGACGCGGTCCTGCGCGACGCCGGAGTCGCGTTCTCCATCCGTCCCGCAGGAGAGCGGCCAGCCTATTTCGTGTTGACTTATGTCGAGCCGCTCCACAACAACTTGCCGTCGATCGGCATCGACATGGGTGCTGAGCCGGGGCGCCTGGCCGCCCTCGAAAGAGCCCGTGACAGTGGGCAGGCAGTGAGCAGCGGGCGCCTGATCTTCAGCGAAGCAAAAGGTCCCCACGTCGGCATTGCCTTGCGCCTTCCGGTCTACAGAAAGGGCCAGCCGCTCGATTCAGTGGAGCAGCGCCGCCGTGCCTATATCGGCTCCGTTGGGGCTGGCATACGAATCAGCGGCCTGCTTGGGGAGATCGCCGGCAACCAGCGCGTGTATGGGACCCATTTCGAACTGTACGACGCCGGGAAACTCGATGGCGAACCAGTACCGCCATCCCCGGCGACGCTGCTGTACAACAGCGCCGGCGGCATGACGGCCAACGCCCCCAGTGCGAAGGCTGCTAGCCGGGCCAGCGCCGTACAGCTTGCCGCCAGCGACGAGCATGCCGCGCTCCAGCGGGCAAGCGTATCGGACGATCGTTCCTTCCTGCGCAAGGAGGTGGCACAGCCGTTTGGAGGGCGGCGCTGGCTCATTGTCTTCTCCGCCGATGCCCAGGCCATGGCGGGCCCGCAACGCCACCTGAAGAGTGTGGTGCTTGGGGCCGGCTTGATCATTACCGCGCTGCTGGCCGGGCTGGCCTACGCGCTATCCAGTTCCCGCTCACGTGCCCTGGCGGTGGCCGATGGCATGACACACAGCCTGCGCGAGAGTCAAGAGGGCTTGCCCAGGCGCAGCGGATCGCGCACCTGGGGGATTGGCGTATCGACCTTGAGCGTAATGTGGCCTATTTCTCCCGCGAGATGGCTCGGCTGCTGGGTGCGCGAGTGCTGGATCCCACACCCGAAACACTGCTAG
- a CDS encoding COG4280 domain-containing protein, which translates to MASMVEFVEALTIVLAVGAVRGWRSALLGTAASLAVLTLLVVALGPALARIPLPVAQLVVGTLLLLFGLRWLRKAVLRAAGILPLHDEAQAFARQTEALRRQDGPIGEAIDAVAFAAAFKIVMLEGIEVVFIVIAIGASGRMILPASIGALLALLVVVMLGFWLHRPLAKIPENALKFGVGVMLAAFGTFWVGEGIKLSWPGEDWAILALIGAFLVVALGMVRLCGHLRSTSSPLANATASPPPPIEAVSRR; encoded by the coding sequence ATGGCCTCCATGGTCGAGTTCGTGGAGGCACTAACCATCGTGCTGGCGGTTGGCGCCGTCCGCGGCTGGCGCTCGGCGCTGCTAGGGACCGCAGCCTCGCTGGCCGTCCTGACGCTACTGGTCGTAGCACTAGGCCCCGCGCTCGCCAGGATTCCGCTACCGGTGGCCCAATTGGTGGTCGGTACGCTGTTGCTGCTATTCGGTCTGCGCTGGTTGCGCAAGGCAGTGCTGCGGGCGGCAGGCATCTTGCCGCTGCATGACGAAGCGCAGGCATTCGCTCGGCAAACCGAAGCCTTGCGGCGGCAAGACGGCCCAATTGGCGAGGCGATCGATGCGGTGGCGTTCGCGGCCGCATTCAAGATCGTGATGCTGGAAGGGATTGAGGTGGTGTTCATCGTCATTGCGATTGGCGCGAGCGGCCGCATGATCCTCCCCGCGTCCATTGGTGCCCTCCTCGCGCTGCTGGTCGTGGTGATGCTCGGGTTTTGGTTGCATCGGCCGCTGGCCAAGATTCCGGAAAACGCCCTCAAGTTCGGCGTTGGCGTCATGCTGGCTGCTTTCGGGACCTTCTGGGTGGGCGAGGGTATCAAGCTGTCGTGGCCCGGCGAAGATTGGGCGATCCTGGCGCTTATCGGCGCCTTCCTTGTCGTTGCCCTGGGTATGGTTCGCCTTTGCGGGCATCTGCGGAGCACGTCCTCCCCATTGGCAAACGCAACAGCCTCGCCCCCTCCCCCGATCGAGGCCGTCTCGCGAAGGTGA
- a CDS encoding heavy metal response regulator transcription factor — MRILVVEDEPKTGAYLRKGLTESAFVVDLAVTGADGLHLAVEVSYDLIILDVMLPDTNGWEVLKQLREHKDTPVLFLSACDEVADRVRGLELGADGYLAKPFAFVELLARVRTLLRRGPAREAVRIEIDDLEIDLIRHRVTRAGRCIKLTPREFSLLHFLARRQSEVLSRTQIASHVWEMNFESDRNVVDVAVSRLRAKMDDDFHTKLIHGVRGVGYVLERREP, encoded by the coding sequence ATGAGAATTCTGGTGGTGGAAGACGAGCCTAAGACTGGCGCGTACTTGCGCAAGGGGCTCACCGAATCCGCCTTCGTGGTCGACCTGGCCGTAACCGGCGCCGATGGCCTGCACCTGGCGGTGGAAGTGAGCTACGATTTGATCATCCTGGACGTAATGCTGCCCGACACGAACGGCTGGGAAGTGCTCAAGCAACTGCGTGAGCACAAGGACACCCCGGTACTGTTCCTGAGCGCATGCGACGAGGTAGCGGATCGTGTGCGTGGCCTGGAACTCGGCGCCGACGGCTATCTGGCCAAGCCCTTTGCGTTCGTCGAACTGCTGGCGCGGGTGCGTACTCTACTGCGACGCGGCCCGGCGCGCGAGGCCGTCCGCATCGAGATCGATGACCTCGAGATCGACCTGATCCGCCACCGCGTGACGCGCGCCGGGCGCTGCATCAAACTCACGCCGCGCGAGTTTTCGCTGCTGCATTTCCTGGCGCGCCGGCAGAGCGAGGTGCTAAGCCGCACACAGATCGCCTCGCACGTATGGGAGATGAATTTCGAATCCGACCGCAATGTCGTGGACGTGGCGGTGAGCCGCCTGCGTGCCAAGATGGATGACGATTTCCATACCAAGCTGATCCATGGCGTGCGCGGGGTAGGCTATGTGCTGGAACGCCGGGAGCCCTGA
- a CDS encoding nuclear transport factor 2 family protein: protein MTFSTPGMTSQHVAALEPIENYLQAHITGDAEYMRKAFHADARIISFREGKLHALTLDEFSARFQGQPAADEAQRKRFITHFDVTGNAGTAKVVLEYPEVTFTDYMTLLEIDGVWKIANKTFSAAPPKK from the coding sequence ATGACATTCAGCACCCCCGGCATGACATCACAACACGTAGCCGCACTTGAGCCGATCGAGAACTACCTGCAAGCCCACATCACCGGCGATGCCGAATACATGCGCAAGGCGTTCCATGCGGACGCCAGGATCATCTCGTTCCGCGAGGGAAAGTTGCACGCCTTGACCCTCGATGAGTTTTCCGCGCGTTTCCAGGGCCAGCCCGCGGCCGATGAAGCACAGCGCAAGCGCTTCATCACGCATTTCGACGTGACAGGCAATGCCGGCACCGCCAAGGTGGTGCTGGAGTATCCGGAAGTGACCTTCACGGACTACATGACGCTCCTGGAGATCGACGGCGTCTGGAAGATTGCCAACAAAACGTTTAGCGCCGCGCCGCCGAAAAAATAG
- a CDS encoding DUF1801 domain-containing protein has protein sequence MKKSTTTQDESPSELIDARIKELDDWRGKTLSHVRALIKQADPEVVEEWKWRGVPVWSHDGIICTGETYKSVVKLTFSKGASLTDPSGLFNASLEGNTRRAIDFHEGDEIDEDAFKTLIRAAAALNRSSAR, from the coding sequence ATGAAAAAGAGCACAACGACCCAGGACGAATCCCCGTCCGAACTGATCGACGCGAGGATCAAGGAACTGGACGACTGGAGGGGCAAGACGCTCTCCCATGTCCGCGCTCTCATCAAACAGGCTGACCCTGAGGTGGTCGAGGAGTGGAAGTGGAGAGGCGTTCCGGTTTGGTCTCACGATGGAATAATCTGCACCGGCGAGACTTACAAGAGCGTCGTGAAGCTGACTTTCTCCAAGGGCGCTTCGCTCACGGACCCTTCAGGACTATTCAACGCCAGCCTTGAAGGCAATACCAGGCGCGCTATCGATTTCCATGAGGGTGATGAAATCGATGAGGATGCCTTCAAGACGCTCATACGCGCCGCTGCAGCCCTGAACAGGTCATCGGCCCGATAG
- a CDS encoding coniferyl aldehyde dehydrogenase, translating into MNGRALTEELARQDILSTCVQAVFAAQQQAFLRHSLPDAGQRRGHLRALKQQLLRYQDVLAEAISQDFGARSLAETKMLEVLPTTLEIRHAISHVRRWMRPSRRWPELLFASNSLRVTYQPKGVVGVIATWNFPVYLSLGPLVAALAAGNRVMIKMPETTPATNATLKAMLGEIFAEDHVALIGGELQDPGVFSALPFNHLVFTGSPAVGRIVMGQAARNLTPVTLELGGKSPAIVLRDYPVREAARRIAHGKGINCGQVCVAPDYALLPRERVDEFVKAVIEAFGEIFGERTGHNPDYTALATDRHAARIQAMLDDARAKGATVVACCEVGPGRRLPLHVVTNCTPDMLLMREEIFGPILPVLPYDTHEQAIAMVQQRSRPLALYCFSFDTAERENLLARTHSGGVTINDWAWHVVNHDAPFGGVGNSGMGTYHGEEGFRELSHARTVFKRHRFFPIGLFYPPYGNLAQRLTMKLFVGHGDAAVKKPF; encoded by the coding sequence ATGAATGGCCGCGCGCTGACAGAGGAACTGGCCAGGCAGGACATCCTGAGCACCTGCGTGCAAGCCGTGTTCGCCGCGCAACAGCAAGCCTTCCTGCGCCACTCCTTGCCTGATGCAGGGCAGCGGCGTGGGCACTTGCGCGCTCTCAAGCAGCAACTCCTGCGCTACCAGGACGTGCTTGCCGAAGCGATCTCCCAGGATTTTGGCGCTCGCTCGCTGGCCGAGACCAAGATGCTGGAGGTGCTGCCGACCACGCTGGAGATCCGTCATGCCATCTCGCATGTGCGCCGCTGGATGCGGCCGAGCCGGCGCTGGCCCGAGCTGCTGTTCGCCAGCAACAGCCTGCGCGTCACCTACCAGCCCAAGGGCGTCGTTGGTGTCATCGCGACCTGGAATTTCCCGGTCTATCTGTCGTTGGGCCCGCTGGTTGCCGCGCTGGCCGCCGGCAACCGCGTCATGATCAAGATGCCGGAGACAACGCCAGCCACCAACGCCACGCTCAAGGCCATGCTGGGCGAGATCTTCGCCGAAGACCATGTTGCATTGATCGGCGGCGAGCTGCAAGACCCCGGTGTCTTTAGCGCCCTGCCCTTCAACCATCTCGTTTTCACCGGCTCGCCAGCGGTAGGCCGTATCGTCATGGGCCAGGCGGCGCGCAATCTCACGCCAGTCACGCTCGAGCTTGGCGGCAAGTCGCCCGCCATCGTGTTGCGCGACTATCCAGTGCGCGAGGCCGCCCGGCGCATCGCGCACGGCAAGGGAATCAACTGCGGCCAGGTTTGCGTGGCGCCCGATTACGCGCTATTGCCGCGCGAACGGGTGGATGAGTTCGTCAAGGCGGTGATCGAGGCTTTCGGCGAGATCTTCGGCGAGCGTACCGGGCACAACCCCGATTACACGGCGCTGGCCACCGATCGCCACGCTGCGCGCATCCAGGCCATGCTGGACGACGCGCGCGCCAAGGGCGCGACGGTGGTGGCCTGCTGCGAGGTCGGCCCCGGCCGCCGGTTGCCATTGCACGTCGTGACGAATTGCACGCCCGACATGCTGCTGATGCGCGAGGAGATCTTTGGCCCCATCCTGCCGGTGCTGCCGTACGACACGCACGAGCAGGCTATCGCCATGGTGCAGCAACGCTCGCGTCCGCTCGCCCTGTACTGCTTCAGCTTTGATACGGCCGAGCGCGAGAACCTGCTCGCGCGCACGCATTCCGGCGGCGTCACCATCAACGACTGGGCCTGGCACGTGGTCAACCACGACGCACCCTTTGGCGGCGTGGGTAACTCAGGCATGGGCACCTATCACGGCGAAGAAGGGTTTCGCGAACTCTCGCATGCGCGCACGGTATTCAAGCGGCATCGCTTCTTTCCCATCGGGCTGTTCTATCCGCCCTATGGCAATCTGGCACAGCGCCTGACGATGAAGCTGTTTGTCGGCCATGGCGATGCGGCGGTGAAGAAACCGTTCTGA